A section of the Chryseobacterium ginsenosidimutans genome encodes:
- a CDS encoding DUF2490 domain-containing protein, with protein MKILKSLALVIFSLTATFSFAQKSDLGAWYMYFGNNKISKKLNLHNEIQYRNFDGIGDLEQLLVRAGIGYDLTENNNNILLGYGFILSRPYINSEKTENIEHRIFQQYITKQKFGRFNIQHRYRLEERFLEEDFRMRFRYFLGLNIPITNKEMLPKTLYVSAYNEIFLHFDSPVFDRNRVYGALGYVINKNMRIEAGYMNQIQENKNRGQIQIGFYNNIPFTKN; from the coding sequence ATGAAGATTTTAAAATCATTGGCTTTGGTTATTTTTTCTTTAACAGCAACATTTTCGTTTGCACAGAAAAGTGATCTGGGAGCTTGGTATATGTATTTTGGAAATAATAAAATAAGCAAAAAATTAAACTTACACAACGAAATTCAGTATAGAAATTTTGATGGAATCGGGGATCTTGAGCAGCTTTTAGTTCGTGCCGGGATTGGCTATGATCTTACCGAAAACAACAATAATATTTTATTAGGATATGGTTTCATTTTAAGTAGACCTTATATCAACAGCGAAAAAACTGAAAATATAGAACACAGAATCTTCCAGCAATATATTACAAAACAAAAGTTCGGGCGCTTTAATATTCAGCATCGTTATCGATTGGAAGAAAGATTTTTAGAAGAAGATTTCAGGATGAGGTTCCGTTATTTTTTAGGGCTTAATATTCCGATAACGAATAAAGAAATGTTGCCAAAAACACTTTACGTTTCGGCGTATAATGAAATATTCCTGCATTTTGACAGTCCTGTTTTCGACAGAAACAGAGTTTACGGAGCTTTAGGATATGTAATTAATAAAAATATGAGAATTGAAGCAGGTTATATGAATCAAATCCAGGAAAATAAAAACCGTGGGCAGATTCAAATCGGTTTTTATAACAATATTCCGTTTACAAAGAATTAG
- a CDS encoding VOC family protein: MKLGAFSISLSVKDLEKSKDFYEKLGFSQMAGDSGHNYLIMKNGDHIIGLFQAMFDRNMLTFNPGWDQNAQNLETFDDVRDIQKKLKDQGIEIEKEADETTTGPEHIYLKDPDGNMILIDQHR; encoded by the coding sequence ATGAAATTAGGTGCATTTTCAATCAGTTTAAGTGTAAAGGATCTTGAGAAATCCAAAGACTTTTATGAAAAATTAGGTTTCAGCCAGATGGCTGGAGATAGTGGGCATAATTATTTAATTATGAAAAATGGAGATCATATTATCGGTCTTTTTCAGGCAATGTTTGATAGGAATATGCTTACTTTCAATCCTGGATGGGATCAGAATGCCCAGAATCTTGAAACTTTTGATGATGTTCGCGATATTCAGAAAAAGCTGAAAGACCAAGGTATTGAAATTGAGAAAGAAGCAGACGAAACGACTACTGGACCGGAACATATTTATCTAAAAGATCCTGATGGAAATATGATTTTAATAGATCAACACAGGTAA
- a CDS encoding glutaminyl-peptide cyclotransferase, with protein MKKNIIIGFAAILLLASCKNDKKVLDSLADYNNSMTEKGYHFGDKLELPKEVTDDAETISISFGDKETSDLTIDPKFFTLGDNAVTFNIKTKGGETLTQDATINVFAKNPEQKLSYEIVAEYPHDPKNFVQGFQIEGNTIYESDGQNGSSQILKYTLGTTTPLASTKQGQEDFSEGSTIAGDKVYQLTWQSKKGYIYDKNSLKLLSEFAYPNVLGEGWGLTYDGKNLIASDGSKLLYFLDANNPSKMVKYIAVAGSSQAYDQLNELEFHNGFIYANVWQKPIILKINPANGEVVGTFDFTEIAKQNTKGSDDVLNGIAFKGENMLVTGKNWSKIYEVAIK; from the coding sequence ATGAAAAAAAATATAATAATAGGTTTTGCAGCAATTTTGTTGTTGGCATCTTGTAAAAATGATAAAAAAGTTCTTGATTCATTGGCAGATTACAACAATTCTATGACGGAGAAAGGCTATCATTTTGGAGATAAACTGGAGTTACCAAAAGAAGTTACCGATGATGCCGAAACTATTTCGATCAGTTTTGGAGATAAAGAAACTTCAGATTTAACAATTGATCCGAAATTCTTTACATTAGGTGATAATGCCGTTACTTTTAATATTAAAACAAAAGGCGGAGAAACTTTAACTCAGGATGCAACGATTAATGTTTTTGCAAAAAACCCTGAACAAAAATTGTCTTACGAGATAGTCGCAGAATATCCTCACGATCCTAAAAATTTCGTGCAGGGTTTCCAGATCGAAGGCAATACAATCTATGAAAGTGACGGGCAGAACGGTTCTTCACAGATTTTAAAATATACATTGGGTACAACAACTCCTTTAGCCTCTACGAAACAGGGACAGGAAGATTTTTCTGAAGGAAGTACAATTGCAGGTGATAAGGTATATCAACTGACTTGGCAAAGCAAAAAAGGATATATTTATGATAAAAATTCTTTAAAATTATTATCAGAATTTGCTTATCCGAATGTGTTGGGAGAAGGTTGGGGATTGACTTATGACGGAAAGAATCTTATCGCATCAGACGGAAGTAAATTATTGTATTTTCTTGATGCTAATAACCCTTCAAAAATGGTGAAATATATTGCAGTTGCAGGAAGTTCACAGGCCTACGATCAATTGAACGAGCTTGAATTCCACAACGGATTCATCTATGCAAACGTGTGGCAAAAGCCGATCATCTTAAAAATAAATCCTGCAAACGGAGAAGTTGTGGGAACATTTGATTTTACGGAAATTGCAAAACAAAACACAAAAGGAAGCGACGATGTCCTGAACGGAATTGCTTTCAAAGGTGAAAATATGTTGGTGACAGGGAAAAACTGGTCAAAAATTTATGAAGTTGCAATCAAATAA
- a CDS encoding DUF493 family protein encodes MDILQGNQHANPEEFYNSLKEKLEDHHDFPEDYLFKFIIPTDEAKLTEIYKVFDGIKFTLGNRESKNGKYTACNINAFVLDADQVVTIYKEVAKIEGVILL; translated from the coding sequence ATGGATATATTACAAGGGAATCAACACGCAAATCCTGAGGAATTTTACAATTCTTTGAAGGAAAAACTGGAAGATCATCACGATTTTCCTGAAGATTATTTATTTAAATTTATAATTCCTACGGATGAGGCAAAACTTACGGAAATTTACAAGGTTTTTGATGGAATAAAATTTACATTGGGAAACCGCGAAAGTAAAAACGGAAAATATACAGCCTGCAACATCAACGCATTTGTTTTGGATGCAGATCAGGTAGTAACTATTTATAAAGAAGTAGCAAAAATAGAAGGCGTAATTCTATTATAA
- a CDS encoding DUF1398 domain-containing protein yields MKFTIEEIKSEHQKVKSGADFPMYIQAIKNKGVSHYTTYIKDGNTEYFDSESRSVHTGDKYDSLFISENLNLENFKIRLKLHQQGDTDYLTFCRDCAENGVQGWKMDLNKMTCIYFDKIGNDILTEQILSI; encoded by the coding sequence ATGAAATTCACAATTGAAGAAATTAAATCAGAACATCAGAAGGTAAAAAGCGGTGCTGATTTTCCAATGTACATTCAGGCAATTAAAAATAAAGGAGTTTCCCATTACACCACCTATATAAAAGACGGAAATACAGAATATTTTGATTCTGAAAGCCGTTCGGTTCATACAGGAGACAAGTATGATTCTTTATTCATTTCGGAAAATTTAAACCTGGAAAATTTTAAAATAAGATTAAAGCTGCATCAGCAAGGTGACACAGATTATCTTACATTTTGTAGAGACTGTGCAGAAAACGGTGTGCAGGGTTGGAAGATGGATCTAAACAAAATGACCTGTATTTATTTTGATAAAATAGGAAATGATATTTTAACTGAACAGATTCTGTCAATATAA
- a CDS encoding bestrophin family protein produces the protein MHSGKKFGAIEFIVWTKRSILCLTILSAIPTVLYYFGWKFISFPWQPIAIMGTAVAFIVGFKNNASYSRLWEARQIYGAIINESRSFGYILRDSLSEKDQDKVKSMFKRHYAWLTALRFQLREARAWENMNTAQYEEYARKYDICEKLLKLDEELKKYLSDDELTYILSKKNRATQLMAFQSKELSESYAKGEINDFQWTQINQQLVKLTENQGKAERIKNFPYPRNFSSITTYLLLLFIFFVPFGLLKEFDKLGEGTFLQNWTLWFNIPFSILVTWCFHTLDSVGEASVNPFEGSPNDVPITQISRTIEIDMRDMLDETDLPPAITPKNNIVL, from the coding sequence ATGCATTCAGGAAAAAAATTTGGAGCCATAGAATTTATTGTCTGGACAAAAAGAAGTATTCTTTGCCTTACAATATTATCTGCAATTCCGACAGTTCTTTACTATTTCGGTTGGAAATTTATTTCCTTTCCGTGGCAGCCCATTGCAATCATGGGAACGGCTGTAGCATTCATTGTAGGATTTAAAAATAATGCGAGTTACAGCAGACTTTGGGAAGCAAGGCAGATCTACGGTGCAATTATTAATGAAAGCCGAAGTTTTGGTTATATTTTAAGAGATTCTCTTTCTGAAAAGGATCAGGATAAAGTAAAATCAATGTTCAAACGCCATTATGCATGGCTTACTGCGCTTCGTTTTCAGCTTCGTGAGGCGAGAGCATGGGAAAATATGAATACGGCTCAGTATGAAGAATATGCAAGAAAATATGATATTTGCGAAAAGCTTCTCAAATTGGATGAGGAGTTAAAAAAATATCTTTCCGATGATGAACTGACATATATTTTAAGCAAAAAAAACAGGGCAACACAATTGATGGCTTTTCAGAGCAAAGAATTGTCAGAATCTTATGCAAAAGGAGAAATTAATGATTTTCAATGGACTCAGATCAATCAGCAATTGGTGAAACTTACAGAGAATCAGGGGAAAGCGGAAAGAATTAAAAATTTCCCCTATCCCAGAAATTTTTCTTCAATTACCACTTATCTTTTATTGTTGTTTATCTTTTTTGTACCTTTTGGGTTACTGAAAGAATTTGATAAATTGGGTGAAGGAACTTTCCTTCAAAACTGGACTTTATGGTTTAATATTCCGTTTTCTATTTTGGTGACGTGGTGTTTTCATACGTTGGATAGTGTAGGAGAGGCTTCTGTAAATCCTTTTGAAGGAAGTCCGAATGATGTCCCGATTACACAGATAAGCCGAACTATCGAGATCGATATGAGAGATATGCTTGATGAAACTGACCTTCCTCCGGCCATTACTCCAAAAAATAATATTGTACTATAA
- a CDS encoding deoxynucleoside kinase, which yields MHIAVTGNIGAGKTTLTTMLSKHYNWDAQFEDVDHNPYLEDFYADMSKWSFALQIYFLGSRFRQVKEIRESGKNIIQDRTIYEDAHIFAENLNDMNLLSDRDFKNYNDVFTLMKSFVSAPDLLIYLKSDVPNLVKKIYKRGREYEASISIEYLSKLNQKYEKWISNYTEGKLLIIEVDDLDFVEKPEDFGLILEKIETELNGLF from the coding sequence ATGCATATTGCAGTTACTGGAAATATTGGAGCAGGGAAAACTACGTTGACGACAATGCTTTCTAAGCATTACAATTGGGATGCTCAGTTTGAGGATGTAGATCATAACCCTTATCTGGAGGATTTTTATGCAGACATGAGCAAGTGGAGCTTTGCCTTGCAGATTTATTTTTTGGGAAGCAGATTCCGTCAGGTGAAAGAGATCAGAGAAAGTGGAAAAAACATTATTCAGGATCGTACGATTTATGAAGATGCACATATTTTCGCCGAAAACCTGAATGATATGAATCTTCTTTCTGATCGGGATTTTAAGAATTATAATGATGTTTTTACTTTAATGAAATCTTTTGTTTCTGCACCTGATTTATTGATTTATCTTAAATCTGATGTTCCGAATCTGGTTAAAAAAATCTATAAAAGAGGAAGAGAGTATGAAGCATCAATCAGTATTGAATATCTCTCGAAACTGAATCAGAAATACGAAAAATGGATTTCCAATTACACAGAAGGAAAATTATTGATTATTGAAGTTGATGATTTGGATTTTGTAGAAAAACCGGAGGATTTCGGACTTATTTTAGAAAAAATTGAGACAGAATTGAACGGCTTGTTTTAA
- a CDS encoding VOC family protein: MASVNVYLTFDGNCKEAFDFYKSVFGGEYPYIGTFGEMPPAEGQETKEEDKDKIMHVSLPISKETILMGSDTGGEWTSHYKVGNNFSISINADSKEEADKLFNGLSAGGKVTMPMADTFWGAYFGMFTDKFEINWMVNYDDPAKMQQHP; encoded by the coding sequence ATGGCATCAGTAAACGTTTATTTAACATTTGACGGAAATTGCAAAGAAGCATTTGATTTTTATAAATCGGTTTTCGGCGGAGAATATCCTTACATCGGAACTTTCGGAGAAATGCCTCCGGCGGAAGGTCAGGAAACGAAAGAGGAAGATAAAGACAAAATCATGCACGTTTCTCTTCCGATTTCTAAGGAGACAATTTTGATGGGCAGCGATACAGGCGGAGAATGGACTTCACACTATAAAGTAGGGAATAACTTCTCGATTTCCATCAATGCAGATTCAAAGGAAGAAGCTGATAAATTATTCAACGGACTTTCTGCAGGCGGAAAAGTTACAATGCCGATGGCAGATACTTTCTGGGGTGCCTATTTCGGCATGTTTACAGACAAATTCGAGATCAACTGGATGGTAAATTATGATGATCCAGCGAAAATGCAACAGCATCCATAA
- a CDS encoding glutaminyl-peptide cyclotransferase, translating into MKKNILIGLTAFLLMISCKDNKDVLNSLADYNNSMMQKGYHFGDKLTLPKEVTEIAENISISFGDSETSNLVIDPKLFTLGDNEITFNVKTKSGETLNQDATINVFAKNPEKNISYEIVAEYPHDPNNFLEGFLLEGNTVYESDGLKDSSKLIKYTLGGKTPIIEEKQAADIFSEGCAIVGDKIYQLTYQNRVGFIYDKNTFKKISEFPLSNELREGWGLTYDGKNLVATDGSKNLFFLDVNDPLKVVRTVAVAGNKEAYDQLNELEYHDGFIYSNIWFKPIILKIDPKTGEVVGKFDFTKITDENIKNNKDHVLNGIAFKGDNMLITGKNWSKIYEISIK; encoded by the coding sequence ATGAAGAAAAATATATTGATTGGTCTTACTGCGTTTTTATTGATGATTTCCTGTAAAGACAATAAGGATGTGCTTAATTCTCTGGCAGATTACAATAACTCGATGATGCAGAAAGGATATCATTTCGGAGATAAACTGACTCTTCCAAAGGAGGTAACAGAAATTGCAGAAAATATATCTATCAGTTTTGGAGACAGTGAAACTTCAAATTTAGTCATTGATCCTAAGCTTTTCACTTTGGGTGACAACGAAATTACCTTCAATGTCAAAACGAAAAGTGGTGAAACTTTAAATCAGGATGCAACTATTAATGTTTTTGCCAAAAATCCGGAGAAAAATATTTCTTACGAAATTGTAGCAGAATATCCTCATGATCCGAATAATTTTCTTGAAGGTTTTCTTTTGGAAGGAAATACCGTCTATGAAAGTGATGGGCTGAAAGATTCTTCTAAGTTAATAAAATATACATTGGGCGGAAAAACTCCAATTATTGAAGAAAAGCAGGCTGCAGATATATTTTCTGAAGGCTGTGCAATTGTCGGTGACAAAATTTATCAGCTCACCTATCAAAATAGAGTAGGTTTTATTTATGATAAGAATACATTTAAAAAGATTTCAGAATTTCCTTTGTCAAATGAACTTCGTGAAGGATGGGGATTGACTTACGACGGTAAAAATCTTGTGGCAACGGATGGATCGAAGAACCTGTTTTTTCTTGATGTTAATGATCCTTTAAAAGTTGTAAGAACAGTTGCTGTTGCAGGAAATAAAGAAGCTTACGATCAATTGAATGAATTGGAATATCATGACGGATTTATCTATTCCAATATTTGGTTCAAACCAATTATTCTAAAAATTGATCCTAAAACAGGAGAGGTCGTAGGAAAGTTTGATTTTACAAAAATTACCGACGAAAATATTAAAAATAATAAAGACCATGTTTTAAACGGAATTGCTTTTAAAGGTGATAATATGTTAATAACAGGTAAAAACTGGTCAAAAATTTATGAGATTTCTATTAAATAA
- a CDS encoding DUF4197 family protein produces the protein MKKYIIVASLILGTGVIINTAMQSCTTLATTDIGLSIIKRFLLNGIDKGVNVYSNKDAFLQNNMVDKALPKQLRDINSMLEKVAPSLVAKERAYIADAAVYTVNISKPILVSAVNSLNAQDVTRIIQGEKGTATLILKEKTAQQLVAAITPKVDEQLNQYGIAKSINTALSGSNLLNSLLGGNKNTVNAGGLSQLASEQLVNGLFNIIEDYEIQNSKSLLGPLGK, from the coding sequence ATGAAAAAATACATTATCGTTGCGTCCTTAATACTGGGAACAGGAGTTATCATAAATACTGCAATGCAATCTTGCACTACTTTGGCAACCACAGATATAGGATTATCAATTATTAAAAGGTTTCTTTTGAACGGAATTGATAAAGGAGTGAATGTCTACAGTAATAAAGATGCTTTTCTGCAAAACAACATGGTTGACAAAGCATTACCAAAACAGCTGAGGGATATCAACTCAATGTTAGAGAAAGTTGCACCGTCTTTAGTTGCAAAAGAAAGGGCATATATTGCTGATGCTGCAGTTTACACTGTAAATATCTCAAAACCGATTTTGGTAAGTGCCGTGAATAGCCTGAATGCACAAGATGTTACAAGAATTATACAGGGAGAAAAAGGAACTGCTACCTTGATTTTGAAGGAAAAAACAGCTCAACAGCTGGTTGCTGCAATTACTCCGAAAGTTGATGAACAGCTTAACCAATACGGAATTGCAAAAAGTATTAATACGGCTCTATCAGGAAGCAACTTGTTGAACAGTCTTCTTGGCGGAAACAAAAACACCGTAAATGCAGGTGGTTTAAGTCAATTGGCTTCAGAGCAGCTTGTGAACGGGCTATTTAATATTATTGAAGATTACGAAATCCAAAACTCCAAGTCGCTTTTGGGCCCTCTTGGAAAATAG
- a CDS encoding Na+/H+ antiporter, with the protein MIHSYVIISIAVLLSVMILVMIGQKLKVAYPIFLVIAGLLISLVPGMPHIEIEPDLVFLIFLPPILFEAAWFTSWQDFHKWRKQIFSMAFGLVFLTSIVVAYLSSSIIPGLTVAMGFLLGGVNSPPDAVAATSVLKHLKIPKKITTILEGESLINDASSLIVFKFALAAVISGQFIFGEAVKDFFTMAIGGLAVGIGSGFLFGALLRMIPSNSNIDTIITIIVPYIMYIGAEHFHFSGVLAVVSGGLLMSYNSHCYLSHTSRIQSGNVWSVLIFLMNTIIFILIGLELPIVVAAMKEYTISEGIFYSVVIGGAIIGTRILYSYALMYFPRICSKELRLKVPKPDWREPFIISFAAMRGVVSLAAALSIPAFLPNGEAFPHRNIILFVTFVIILITLVGQGLLLTPILRILKINDAGSELPEEKQEVILMRKLKETALHKLQNDFSDLAEKNSLVQHQKHKLENEMMMMADKAQCMASASDYVSAMNENKDVMRQIIQAQRNELYRMKREKIFDDHVMRTIEMQLDFDEAKITGFAH; encoded by the coding sequence ATGATTCACAGTTACGTTATAATATCCATTGCAGTACTGTTATCTGTAATGATTCTGGTCATGATCGGGCAAAAGCTGAAGGTTGCATATCCTATATTTTTGGTTATTGCAGGTCTTTTGATAAGTCTTGTTCCGGGAATGCCGCATATTGAAATAGAGCCCGATTTGGTATTTTTAATTTTCCTTCCTCCGATTTTATTTGAAGCGGCCTGGTTTACCTCATGGCAGGATTTTCACAAATGGAGAAAGCAGATTTTCTCGATGGCTTTCGGATTGGTATTTTTAACCTCAATTGTGGTTGCTTACCTTTCTTCATCCATCATTCCGGGATTAACGGTCGCGATGGGATTCCTGTTGGGAGGCGTAAATTCTCCACCGGATGCAGTGGCAGCAACTTCTGTTTTAAAACACCTGAAAATTCCGAAAAAAATCACTACAATTTTAGAGGGAGAAAGTTTGATCAATGATGCTTCGAGTTTAATTGTATTTAAATTTGCTTTGGCGGCAGTAATTTCAGGACAGTTTATTTTTGGAGAAGCGGTGAAAGACTTTTTTACAATGGCAATCGGCGGACTTGCGGTTGGTATTGGTTCCGGATTTTTATTCGGAGCTTTATTAAGAATGATTCCTTCCAATTCTAATATTGACACCATTATCACCATTATCGTTCCTTACATTATGTATATCGGAGCGGAACATTTTCATTTTTCTGGAGTATTGGCAGTTGTTTCAGGTGGATTACTGATGTCTTACAATTCACATTGCTACCTGAGTCATACTTCAAGAATTCAGTCGGGGAATGTGTGGAGCGTTCTGATATTTTTGATGAATACCATTATCTTTATTTTAATTGGTTTAGAGCTACCGATTGTTGTTGCAGCCATGAAAGAATATACCATTTCAGAAGGAATTTTCTATAGTGTTGTGATCGGTGGAGCAATTATTGGGACGAGAATTTTGTACAGTTATGCCTTAATGTATTTCCCGAGAATTTGCTCAAAAGAATTGAGATTAAAAGTTCCGAAACCCGATTGGCGAGAGCCGTTTATTATTAGTTTTGCGGCAATGAGAGGTGTTGTTTCGCTGGCTGCGGCATTGTCCATCCCGGCATTTTTACCAAATGGAGAAGCGTTTCCGCACCGTAATATTATTTTATTTGTAACATTCGTTATTATACTGATAACTTTGGTAGGACAAGGTTTATTATTAACGCCAATTTTAAGAATTTTAAAAATAAATGATGCAGGAAGCGAGCTTCCGGAAGAAAAGCAGGAAGTAATTTTAATGAGAAAATTGAAAGAAACCGCTTTGCATAAACTGCAGAATGATTTCTCCGATTTAGCAGAAAAAAACAGTCTTGTTCAGCATCAGAAACACAAGTTGGAAAACGAAATGATGATGATGGCAGATAAGGCACAATGTATGGCTTCAGCAAGTGATTATGTATCTGCAATGAATGAAAATAAAGATGTTATGAGACAGATTATTCAGGCGCAGAGAAATGAGCTTTACCGAATGAAACGTGAAAAGATCTTCGACGATCATGTGATGAGAACAATCGAAATGCAACTTGATTTTGATGAAGCGAAGATTACAGGATTTGCGCATTGA
- a CDS encoding ArsC/Spx/MgsR family protein: MLVKVLHHGSCSKSNAVLEYLDENGVPFEIINIVEDPLSVLEIKSVLKKLNQSVFHIIRKNEKLYLDNFANKNLSEEEWIKVLSENPSLIQRPILIKGSVAMLGRPIENVKYFIEK; encoded by the coding sequence ATGTTAGTTAAGGTTTTACATCATGGAAGCTGCTCAAAATCGAATGCAGTTTTAGAATATCTTGATGAAAATGGAGTGCCGTTTGAGATCATCAATATTGTTGAAGATCCATTAAGTGTTCTTGAGATTAAGTCAGTTTTAAAGAAATTGAATCAGAGTGTTTTTCATATCATCAGAAAAAATGAAAAATTATATCTGGATAATTTTGCCAATAAAAATTTATCTGAAGAGGAATGGATCAAGGTTTTATCCGAAAATCCGTCACTTATCCAACGGCCGATTTTAATTAAAGGTTCTGTTGCAATGCTGGGAAGACCAATTGAAAATGTGAAATATTTTATAGAAAAATAA
- a CDS encoding SRPBCC family protein — MKILKWTIIVLASILILWLVVAFFVSGDCKYEKSITINAPVEKVWQNTNTLKAMDQWNPWNDLDPTMKKEWTGTAGKRGEKVCWTSTKKAGEGCQELKKVDAVNRRIDTETTFLKPYKSESKAYVTVIPEGNGSRVTWGFTSTIPYPFTIMKLFMNLEGSIGKDYQEGLSRLKNMSENQ; from the coding sequence ATGAAAATATTAAAGTGGACAATCATTGTTTTAGCCTCAATTTTAATTCTTTGGCTTGTTGTTGCTTTCTTTGTTTCGGGAGATTGTAAATATGAAAAATCAATTACAATTAATGCTCCTGTAGAAAAAGTCTGGCAAAATACCAACACATTAAAAGCAATGGATCAATGGAATCCTTGGAATGATCTTGATCCTACAATGAAAAAAGAATGGACAGGAACAGCGGGTAAGCGGGGAGAGAAGGTTTGCTGGACAAGTACAAAAAAAGCTGGAGAAGGTTGTCAGGAATTAAAAAAAGTAGATGCTGTTAATAGAAGAATTGATACTGAAACTACTTTTCTGAAACCTTATAAAAGTGAATCAAAAGCCTATGTGACGGTGATTCCTGAAGGAAACGGGAGCAGGGTAACGTGGGGTTTTACGTCAACAATTCCTTATCCTTTCACTATAATGAAATTATTTATGAACTTGGAAGGCTCTATCGGAAAGGATTATCAGGAAGGTCTTTCAAGGTTGAAAAATATGTCTGAAAATCAATAG